The Rhodococcus triatomae genome includes a window with the following:
- a CDS encoding Na+/H+ antiporter subunit E, producing the protein MIRRRVVSVGIRLLGFTVLWWVLAEGDASMMRYAIVAVPLAVAVSLVLLPPVVVPQGWIRRIPATVTMVAWFLWQSMRSGIDVSRRAFARPVDTDPIMIEYRISLRGRLSRVVFADLNALMPGTLSADLDGDVLHVHVIDRAMDARSQLAALERKLAAVVEDEHAP; encoded by the coding sequence ATGATCCGGCGCAGGGTGGTGTCGGTGGGCATCCGGCTGCTGGGATTCACCGTCCTGTGGTGGGTACTCGCCGAGGGCGATGCGTCGATGATGCGGTACGCGATCGTCGCGGTTCCGCTCGCCGTCGCCGTGAGCCTGGTATTGCTCCCGCCGGTCGTCGTCCCGCAGGGGTGGATTCGGCGGATTCCCGCCACGGTGACGATGGTCGCCTGGTTCCTGTGGCAGTCGATGCGCAGCGGCATCGACGTCAGCCGCCGTGCCTTCGCCAGGCCGGTGGATACCGACCCGATCATGATCGAGTACCGGATCTCGCTGCGGGGCAGACTGAGCCGCGTCGTGTTCGCCGACCTCAACGCCCTGATGCCGGGCACGTTGTCGGCAGATCTGGACGGCGACGTACTGCACGTGCACGTCATCGATCGCGCGATGGATGCACGATCGCAACTCGCCGCTCTCGAGCGGAAGCTGGCCGCCGTCGTCGAGGACGAACACGCGCCGTGA
- a CDS encoding ESX secretion-associated protein EspG: MAETSWEMSALEFVVAWESLGRGRLPFPLAFREHRARSEQDLERRRAEAAEVLRDRYGDDLYRALATLAEPVVRVAVCGFAGPHSERMIRAHAGIGHRTSVAVVQAPGSGPDSGGDVVLSEHVGYGASSALVAAMPGVGAGRDRGIAVPRNRSAGPDGGTGAETDPDEAALFFNRAHSSFGEIAVARAGGGGSRTPLDGTVLQWIDYADDGRYLILHTQEIVARPASAGAVATEIDRLVRGVLEEQARQADGRA; this comes from the coding sequence GTGGCTGAAACGTCGTGGGAGATGTCAGCGCTCGAGTTCGTCGTGGCCTGGGAGTCGCTGGGGCGTGGCCGATTACCGTTCCCGCTCGCGTTTCGCGAGCATCGGGCGCGATCGGAACAGGATCTCGAACGCCGCCGTGCCGAGGCTGCGGAGGTGTTGCGAGACCGCTACGGAGACGATCTCTACCGGGCGCTGGCCACTCTCGCCGAACCTGTCGTCCGCGTGGCGGTGTGCGGATTCGCGGGTCCGCATTCGGAACGGATGATCCGGGCGCACGCCGGCATCGGGCACCGCACGTCGGTGGCGGTGGTCCAGGCGCCGGGCTCGGGGCCGGATTCCGGCGGCGATGTCGTGTTGTCGGAGCATGTCGGCTACGGTGCGTCGTCCGCGCTGGTGGCGGCCATGCCCGGAGTAGGTGCCGGTCGGGATCGAGGTATCGCCGTGCCCCGCAATCGATCTGCCGGGCCGGACGGCGGGACAGGGGCAGAGACGGACCCGGACGAGGCGGCCCTGTTCTTCAACCGAGCGCACAGCAGTTTCGGGGAGATCGCCGTCGCCAGGGCGGGCGGCGGCGGTAGCCGGACGCCGCTGGACGGCACCGTACTGCAATGGATCGACTATGCCGACGACGGCCGATACCTGATCCTGCACACCCAGGAGATCGTCGCCCGGCCCGCATCGGCCGGTGCAGTGGCGACGGAGATCGACCGGCTCGTGCGCGGGGTCCTCGAAGAGCAGGCCAGGCAGGCCGACGGCCGGGCCTGA
- a CDS encoding AEC family transporter → MSGVVAGFTVIFVVIGIGYVLGRRGTLGQHGEFVLGRLVFFVATPALLFDVLATSDLSVIFSPTLAVASATAFAVGLIYILVAKVWLHRPVPELTIGALSASYVNSANLGIPIAVFVLGDASFVAPLLLFQIVVYSPLALSVLDISTMRDGASRFETVSAPFKNPMVLAGAAGLAVAVSGWHPPEALMQPFRLLGGASVPGALLAFGLSLYGVRVLERGTSPRRDVALASVLKIVVQPVLAYLMARYLLGLGGHELFAIVVVSTLPTAQNVFVYASRYQRGTVLARDSAFVTTLASIPAIALVAALLA, encoded by the coding sequence TTGTCTGGCGTCGTGGCAGGGTTCACCGTCATCTTCGTCGTCATCGGCATCGGATACGTGTTGGGCCGGCGCGGCACCCTCGGACAGCACGGCGAATTCGTCCTCGGCCGCCTCGTGTTCTTCGTCGCCACCCCGGCCCTGCTGTTCGACGTCCTCGCCACCTCCGACCTGTCGGTGATCTTCTCCCCCACCCTCGCCGTCGCCTCGGCCACGGCGTTCGCCGTCGGCCTGATCTACATCCTGGTGGCGAAGGTGTGGCTGCACCGGCCGGTGCCGGAGCTGACGATCGGGGCCCTGTCCGCGTCGTACGTCAACTCGGCGAACCTCGGCATCCCCATCGCGGTCTTCGTTCTCGGCGACGCCTCGTTCGTCGCGCCGCTGCTGCTGTTCCAGATCGTCGTCTACTCGCCGCTCGCGCTGAGCGTCCTCGACATCTCCACGATGCGCGACGGAGCGTCCCGCTTCGAGACGGTCAGCGCACCGTTCAAGAACCCGATGGTGCTCGCGGGCGCCGCCGGACTGGCCGTCGCCGTGAGCGGCTGGCACCCACCCGAAGCGTTGATGCAGCCGTTCCGCCTGCTCGGTGGCGCCTCGGTCCCCGGCGCACTGCTGGCGTTCGGCCTGTCCCTGTACGGCGTGCGGGTCCTCGAACGCGGCACCAGCCCGCGCCGCGACGTCGCGCTGGCGTCCGTGCTCAAGATCGTCGTCCAGCCGGTTCTGGCCTACCTCATGGCGCGGTACCTGCTCGGCCTCGGCGGCCACGAACTGTTCGCGATCGTGGTCGTCTCCACACTGCCCACAGCCCAGAACGTCTTCGTCTACGCCAGCCGGTACCAGCGCGGCACCGTCCTGGCCAGGGACAGTGCCTTCGTCACGACACTCGCATCGATCCCGGCAATTGCGCTGGTGGCGGCGCTGCTCGCGTGA
- the purN gene encoding phosphoribosylglycinamide formyltransferase: MTASRHTLRPSTPARVVVLASGAGTLLRALLDASREPGYPADVVAVVTDRACDALGHAADAGVVSTAVELRDHPDRAAWDVALTEVVSDFAPDLVVTAGFMKILGPAFLGRFAGRIVNTHPALLPAFPGAHAVADALAYGVALTGSTVHLVDEGVDTGPILAQEAVRVLPDDDEAGLHERIKIVERRLLVEVVAAVAERGVVSDGRKAVIPSE; this comes from the coding sequence CTGACCGCCTCCCGTCACACCCTGCGGCCGTCGACACCGGCGCGCGTCGTCGTCCTCGCATCCGGTGCGGGCACCCTGCTGAGAGCACTCCTCGACGCCTCCCGCGAGCCCGGCTATCCCGCGGACGTCGTGGCGGTCGTGACCGACCGGGCCTGCGACGCGCTGGGCCACGCCGCCGACGCGGGCGTCGTCTCCACCGCCGTGGAACTACGGGATCATCCCGATCGCGCCGCGTGGGACGTGGCTCTGACCGAGGTGGTGTCCGATTTCGCGCCGGACCTGGTGGTCACCGCCGGGTTCATGAAGATCCTCGGCCCGGCGTTCCTGGGCCGCTTCGCCGGTCGCATCGTCAACACCCATCCCGCGCTGCTCCCGGCATTTCCCGGGGCACACGCGGTGGCCGATGCGCTCGCCTACGGGGTGGCGCTGACCGGCTCGACCGTGCACCTGGTCGACGAGGGAGTCGACACCGGACCGATCCTGGCTCAGGAGGCGGTCCGGGTGCTCCCCGATGACGACGAGGCCGGTCTGCACGAGCGCATCAAGATCGTGGAACGACGGTTGTTGGTCGAAGTGGTGGCTGCCGTCGCCGAACGTGGAGTTGTATCCGATGGACGAAAGGCCGTGATCCCCAGTGAGTGA
- a CDS encoding alpha/beta hydrolase, with amino-acid sequence MPDTEITFDSGAVTYHGTFLAPDGFDGPRPAALLLAGSGPTDRNGDSALLPGNIGTLRFLADLLAEHGFASLRFDKLGSGATGIGPHDVDDIAELGFTSAFVDPAAEALRFLAARPEVDPSHLVVVGHSDGALVGLALSQQADAPDIAALALLEPLAVRLLDLLTTQINSQLDAVTATGQLPQPVADELRLALSGAVEALRADGTIPDDLPEPLQNAGLVHANAKALAEEDALDPRVLAGQLADGTPVLTSCSAKDIQVSVADVDGLDAALTGARLTSVRMADASHVLKHLGDARSNGQDYVADLPWSTEFSEPFARWLDSLT; translated from the coding sequence ATGCCTGACACCGAGATCACCTTCGACAGCGGCGCGGTCACGTACCACGGAACGTTCCTTGCGCCCGACGGCTTCGACGGCCCGCGACCTGCGGCTCTGTTGCTGGCCGGCAGCGGTCCCACCGACCGTAACGGCGACAGCGCACTGCTGCCGGGGAACATCGGTACGCTGCGCTTCCTCGCCGACCTGCTCGCCGAGCACGGTTTCGCGAGCCTGCGTTTCGACAAGCTCGGCAGCGGAGCCACCGGTATCGGGCCACACGACGTGGACGACATCGCCGAACTCGGCTTCACCAGTGCCTTCGTCGATCCGGCCGCAGAGGCGCTCCGCTTCCTCGCCGCCCGCCCCGAGGTCGATCCGTCGCACCTGGTCGTCGTCGGCCACAGTGACGGTGCGCTGGTGGGGCTCGCACTCTCCCAGCAGGCGGATGCGCCGGACATCGCCGCACTGGCACTGCTCGAGCCGCTCGCGGTACGTCTGCTGGACCTGCTCACGACGCAGATCAACAGTCAACTCGATGCGGTGACGGCGACGGGCCAGCTCCCCCAGCCGGTCGCCGACGAGCTCCGGCTGGCCCTCTCGGGTGCCGTCGAGGCCCTGCGCGCGGACGGAACGATTCCGGACGATCTCCCCGAGCCGCTGCAGAACGCGGGACTGGTCCATGCCAACGCGAAGGCACTCGCGGAGGAGGATGCCCTCGACCCGCGGGTGCTCGCGGGACAGCTGGCGGACGGCACACCGGTGCTCACCAGCTGCTCCGCGAAGGACATCCAGGTATCGGTCGCCGACGTGGACGGTCTCGATGCCGCCCTCACCGGTGCCCGGCTGACCTCGGTGCGCATGGCCGATGCCAGCCACGTACTCAAGCACCTGGGTGACGCCCGGTCGAACGGCCAGGACTACGTCGCGGACCTGCCGTGGTCGACGGAGTTCTCGGAGCCGTTCGCTCGGTGGCTGGACTCACTCACCTGA
- a CDS encoding complex I subunit 5 family protein, which produces MNASWSTVLWASSVFVPLGFVFALCLLAPSRRPRAVYAKIQLVRTAPLAVIPTAALALLGPDRVGPFELPWMLLGTHFAMDVLGRPLLFVTALLYGAAMIAVYSSGTTRTATLTGFLLIGFVGNAGVFVAADAITFYLSFAVMSLSAYGLVIHERTAAARRAGRVYVVLTMISEVAVLAAVVLTVHAGGLLLADAPSAVAHSDQRSLIIALLVVGFGVKAGTFPLHVWLPLAHPAAPPPGSAVLSGTMIKAGLMGWLRFLPLGEVALPGWGLGIVVVALIGAFLALPPGLLQNDAKVALAYSSISQMGFLAVLVGTALATPELTEACTLAAVVYAVHHGMAKGGLFLGVTVWRTHGEGWVRWWVLIGLGLLALAVAGAPLGSGAVAKYAAKEAISTSTVLGIGLAELLPLVGTVSTLLLARAGWLLITGSRDRAWGVDGAIVSWSVLIVGGTVFTWYLAGQWASVLSVPGLDAVTFWDATWPILLGIGLAAAGWWLSSRDFLPAWLAHPDGRILPPGDLVVPEEAMARRLGRTLERGADALSHANARATRSAVSVAERLPFSAGDAAETRLSRWVASGVAVLAVTTLVAVVILVGAS; this is translated from the coding sequence GTGAACGCCTCGTGGTCGACGGTGCTGTGGGCGAGCAGTGTGTTCGTCCCACTCGGGTTCGTCTTCGCGCTGTGCCTGCTCGCGCCGTCCCGGCGTCCGCGGGCGGTCTACGCGAAGATCCAGCTCGTGCGGACCGCGCCACTGGCGGTGATCCCCACCGCCGCACTGGCATTGCTCGGCCCCGACCGGGTGGGCCCGTTCGAACTACCGTGGATGCTGTTGGGCACGCACTTCGCGATGGACGTGCTCGGGCGGCCCCTGCTGTTCGTCACCGCGTTGCTGTACGGCGCGGCGATGATTGCCGTCTACTCGTCGGGCACCACCCGCACCGCGACCCTCACCGGGTTCCTGCTGATCGGCTTCGTCGGCAACGCCGGGGTGTTCGTCGCCGCCGACGCCATCACGTTCTACCTGTCGTTCGCGGTGATGAGCCTGTCCGCGTACGGACTCGTCATCCACGAACGCACCGCCGCCGCCCGCCGGGCGGGGCGCGTGTACGTCGTGCTCACCATGATCAGCGAGGTGGCCGTGCTCGCCGCGGTCGTCCTCACCGTCCACGCCGGCGGCCTCCTGCTCGCCGACGCGCCCTCCGCCGTCGCCCATTCCGACCAGCGATCACTGATCATTGCGCTGCTCGTCGTCGGATTCGGTGTCAAGGCCGGCACCTTCCCGCTACACGTGTGGCTGCCGCTCGCCCACCCGGCCGCGCCTCCGCCCGGTAGCGCCGTGCTGTCCGGCACCATGATCAAGGCCGGGCTCATGGGCTGGCTCCGGTTCCTCCCGCTCGGTGAAGTCGCGCTGCCCGGCTGGGGCCTGGGCATCGTGGTGGTCGCCTTGATCGGCGCGTTTCTCGCCCTGCCGCCGGGTCTGTTGCAGAACGATGCGAAGGTGGCCCTCGCCTACAGCAGCATCAGCCAGATGGGGTTCCTGGCCGTGCTCGTCGGCACGGCGCTCGCGACACCGGAGCTCACCGAGGCGTGCACACTCGCCGCGGTCGTCTACGCCGTCCACCACGGCATGGCCAAGGGCGGGCTGTTCCTCGGCGTCACGGTGTGGCGCACCCACGGCGAGGGCTGGGTGCGCTGGTGGGTGCTGATCGGCCTCGGTCTCCTCGCTCTCGCGGTGGCCGGTGCGCCACTCGGCAGCGGTGCGGTGGCGAAATATGCCGCCAAGGAAGCGATATCGACGTCCACCGTGCTCGGCATCGGCCTTGCCGAGCTCCTCCCGCTCGTCGGAACGGTGTCGACACTGCTGCTCGCCCGAGCAGGGTGGCTGCTGATCACCGGATCGCGCGATCGCGCCTGGGGCGTCGACGGTGCCATCGTGTCCTGGTCGGTCCTCATCGTCGGTGGGACGGTGTTCACCTGGTATCTGGCCGGACAGTGGGCATCGGTCCTCTCGGTACCCGGCCTCGACGCCGTCACCTTCTGGGATGCGACCTGGCCCATCCTGCTCGGGATCGGGTTGGCTGCGGCCGGATGGTGGCTCTCGAGCCGGGACTTCCTCCCCGCCTGGCTCGCACATCCCGACGGGCGCATCCTGCCGCCGGGCGACCTGGTGGTGCCGGAGGAGGCGATGGCGCGTCGGCTCGGCCGGACGCTGGAGCGGGGCGCGGACGCGCTCTCACACGCGAATGCACGCGCGACCCGCTCCGCCGTGTCCGTGGCCGAACGACTCCCGTTCTCGGCGGGCGACGCGGCGGAGACACGACTGTCGCGGTGGGTCGCCTCCGGCGTCGCGGTCCTGGCGGTCACGACACTGGTGGCCGTGGTGATCCTGGTGGGCGCGTCATGA
- a CDS encoding ATP-binding protein: MTTESRPATVGELRASGHVHRGVREEMRANLLDALRAGRDPWQGIVGFDDTVLPQLERALIAGHDVVLLGERGQGKTRLLRTLPLLLDEWTPVIEGSELGEHPYDPIAPASIRRAAELGDDLPVAWRHRSERYAEKLATPDTSVADLVGDVDPVKVAEGRSLGDPETIHFGLVPRAHRGIVAINELPDLAERIQVSLLNVMEERDIQVRGYSLRLPLDVLLVASANPEDYTNRGRIITPLKDRFGAEIRTHYPIRLDDEIAVIAQEAHLAAAVPGYLLEVLARFTRLLRESTSVDQRSGVSARFAVAGAETVGAAAVHRSTVLGEPDPVARPIDLGTVVDVLRGKVEFEAGEEGREVEVLEHLLRRATADTVRERLGGIDLAPLVDVVEHGDPVVTGERVSAHDLLAELHGISLIDGLAERVGATSEGERAAAVELALEGLYLARRISKETDSSGRTVYS, translated from the coding sequence GTGACTACTGAATCACGACCCGCGACGGTGGGCGAACTCCGGGCCTCGGGACATGTGCACCGAGGTGTCCGGGAGGAGATGCGGGCGAATCTGCTGGACGCGTTGCGCGCCGGTCGCGACCCGTGGCAGGGCATCGTCGGTTTCGACGACACGGTGCTCCCGCAGCTCGAACGCGCACTCATCGCCGGCCACGACGTGGTACTGCTCGGCGAACGTGGCCAGGGAAAGACTCGACTGCTGCGTACGCTGCCCCTGCTGCTCGACGAATGGACCCCGGTGATCGAGGGTTCCGAGCTCGGCGAGCACCCCTACGATCCGATCGCGCCGGCATCGATCCGTCGTGCCGCCGAACTCGGCGACGACCTGCCGGTCGCCTGGCGACACCGCAGCGAACGCTACGCCGAGAAGCTGGCGACCCCCGACACGTCGGTCGCCGACCTGGTCGGCGACGTGGACCCGGTGAAGGTTGCCGAGGGGCGCAGCCTCGGCGACCCCGAGACGATCCATTTCGGGCTGGTGCCGCGTGCTCACCGGGGGATCGTCGCGATCAACGAGCTGCCCGACCTGGCCGAGCGGATCCAGGTCTCGTTGCTGAACGTGATGGAGGAACGCGACATCCAGGTGCGGGGGTACTCGCTCCGGCTGCCGCTGGATGTACTCCTGGTGGCCAGTGCGAACCCGGAGGACTACACGAACCGCGGCCGGATCATCACCCCGCTCAAGGACCGGTTCGGTGCGGAGATCAGGACCCACTATCCGATCCGGCTCGACGACGAGATCGCGGTGATCGCGCAGGAAGCCCACCTGGCCGCAGCCGTTCCGGGCTACCTCCTCGAGGTGCTGGCGCGGTTCACGCGTCTGCTGCGCGAATCGACGTCGGTCGACCAGCGCTCCGGGGTGTCGGCCCGGTTCGCCGTCGCCGGGGCGGAGACCGTCGGAGCGGCGGCGGTGCACCGGTCGACCGTGCTGGGTGAGCCCGATCCGGTGGCGCGCCCGATCGATCTGGGGACGGTCGTCGACGTCCTGCGCGGAAAGGTCGAGTTCGAGGCGGGCGAGGAGGGCCGTGAGGTCGAGGTCCTCGAACACCTGCTGCGGCGGGCGACCGCGGACACGGTCCGTGAGCGGCTCGGCGGGATCGATCTCGCGCCCCTCGTCGACGTCGTCGAGCACGGCGACCCGGTCGTGACGGGCGAGCGGGTGTCCGCGCACGATCTTCTCGCCGAGTTGCACGGGATCTCGTTGATCGACGGACTCGCCGAGCGGGTGGGTGCCACGTCCGAGGGGGAGCGGGCCGCCGCGGTCGAACTCGCGCTCGAGGGTCTGTATCTGGCGCGGCGCATCTCCAAGGAGACCGACTCGAGCGGCCGGACGGTGTACTCGTAG
- a CDS encoding N-acetylmuramoyl-L-alanine amidase: MKRSLISLCAGVLAASLLIPATAGAEPEVEPATGTELAGKTVFLDPGHQGSSEGHDLSRQVDDGRGGTKDCQTSGMTTIGGVPEHTITWNVTQLVRSGLETLGADVVLSRADDTGWGGCIDERAAAANASGADLAVSIHADSTDAAGDPSKHGFHMIVPALPIPNPAADAAQSGPGLEASTMMRDAYLGAGFTPANYAGVVDGIQTRSDVAGPALTEVPLVFVEMGNGSHPDDAARLESTDGQLDHAIAVTTGIVTYLLTGGQASAAPAAPGTTEPGATVPGTTEPGTVSPGPVTPDENPLSLESILAMLSDLLAAGGLTGLEEIVNSETIGMLSDLAGELLATVLAQLE, translated from the coding sequence ATGAAGAGAAGCCTGATTTCCCTGTGCGCGGGTGTTCTGGCCGCGTCGCTGCTCATCCCCGCGACCGCAGGTGCCGAGCCGGAGGTGGAACCCGCGACCGGCACCGAACTGGCCGGAAAGACCGTCTTCCTCGATCCCGGGCACCAGGGGTCGAGTGAGGGCCACGACCTGTCGCGGCAGGTCGACGACGGTCGCGGCGGCACCAAGGACTGCCAGACCAGCGGTATGACCACGATCGGTGGCGTACCCGAACACACCATCACCTGGAACGTCACCCAGCTGGTCAGGAGCGGGCTCGAGACCCTGGGGGCCGACGTGGTCCTCAGCCGCGCGGACGACACCGGATGGGGTGGCTGCATCGACGAGCGGGCCGCGGCGGCCAACGCGTCCGGCGCCGATCTGGCCGTGAGCATCCACGCCGACTCGACCGACGCGGCGGGCGATCCGTCGAAGCACGGATTCCACATGATCGTGCCGGCCCTGCCGATCCCGAACCCTGCTGCCGATGCGGCGCAGTCGGGACCCGGACTCGAGGCGTCCACGATGATGCGGGACGCCTACCTCGGTGCCGGCTTCACGCCCGCCAACTACGCGGGCGTCGTGGACGGCATCCAGACCCGCTCGGACGTCGCCGGCCCCGCGCTCACCGAGGTGCCGCTGGTCTTCGTCGAGATGGGCAACGGCTCCCACCCGGACGATGCCGCGCGACTCGAGAGCACCGACGGGCAACTCGACCACGCGATCGCCGTGACCACCGGGATCGTCACGTACCTGTTGACCGGGGGCCAGGCGTCCGCAGCGCCGGCAGCGCCGGGAACGACAGAACCGGGTGCCACCGTGCCGGGAACCACCGAACCGGGAACCGTCTCTCCCGGTCCGGTGACGCCGGACGAGAACCCGCTGTCGCTCGAGTCGATCCTGGCGATGCTCTCCGACCTGCTGGCGGCCGGTGGGCTCACCGGCCTCGAGGAGATCGTGAACTCCGAGACGATCGGCATGCTGTCCGATCTCGCGGGCGAGCTGCTCGCCACGGTGCTCGCACAGCTCGAGTGA
- the purH gene encoding bifunctional phosphoribosylaminoimidazolecarboxamide formyltransferase/IMP cyclohydrolase, translated as MSERKAVRRALVSVYDKTGLVELATGLHEAGVELVSTGSTAARIADAGIPVTPVEQLTGFPECLEGRVKTLHPRVHAGVLADTRKPEHLAQLDELGIEAFQLVVVNLYPFAATVASGAGPDEVVEQIDIGGPSMVRAAAKNHPSVAVVVDPARYADVLTAIGAGGFTLAERTALAAQAFQHTATYDVAVASWMTSTLVESDSAFPAWAGATWERDAVLRYGENPHQGAALYENPSGPDGLAQAQQLHGKEMSYNNYTDGDAAWRAAFDFAEPAVAIIKHANPCGIAVGTDIAEAHRKAHATDPVSAYGGVIAANREVTVEMAEQVAEIFTEVIIAPSYEDGALGVLQRKKNLRVLLAQAPSAAGIELKQISGGVLLQQRDVLDADGDDPANWSLATGEPADAQTLKDLEFAWRACRSVKSNAILLARDGAAVGVGMGQVNRVDSAHLAVTRAGDRVAGSVAASDAFFPFPDGLQVLADAGVAAVVQPGGSVRDNEVVEAAKEAGVTMYFTGARHFAH; from the coding sequence GTGAGTGAACGCAAGGCAGTACGCCGCGCGCTCGTCAGCGTCTACGACAAGACCGGATTGGTCGAGCTGGCCACTGGCCTGCACGAAGCGGGGGTGGAGCTGGTCTCCACCGGGTCGACGGCAGCGCGGATCGCTGACGCCGGGATCCCGGTCACGCCGGTCGAACAGTTGACCGGGTTCCCCGAGTGCCTCGAGGGGCGCGTGAAGACCCTGCACCCGAGGGTGCACGCCGGCGTCCTCGCCGACACCCGGAAGCCGGAGCACCTCGCGCAGCTCGACGAACTCGGTATCGAGGCGTTCCAGCTGGTCGTCGTCAACCTGTACCCGTTCGCGGCGACCGTCGCATCGGGAGCCGGGCCGGACGAGGTCGTCGAGCAGATCGACATCGGTGGCCCCTCGATGGTGCGGGCCGCGGCCAAGAACCATCCGTCCGTCGCCGTGGTCGTCGACCCGGCGCGGTACGCGGACGTCCTGACCGCGATCGGCGCGGGCGGATTCACCCTGGCCGAGCGCACCGCCCTGGCCGCGCAGGCCTTCCAACACACCGCCACCTACGACGTGGCCGTCGCGAGCTGGATGACCTCCACCCTGGTGGAATCCGATTCCGCGTTCCCGGCGTGGGCCGGTGCGACGTGGGAGCGGGACGCGGTCCTGCGCTACGGCGAGAACCCGCACCAGGGAGCCGCGCTCTACGAGAATCCTTCGGGTCCGGACGGTCTCGCGCAGGCGCAGCAACTGCACGGCAAGGAGATGTCGTACAACAACTACACGGACGGCGACGCCGCGTGGCGGGCCGCCTTCGACTTCGCCGAACCCGCCGTCGCGATCATCAAGCACGCCAACCCGTGTGGCATCGCCGTGGGCACCGACATCGCCGAGGCGCACCGCAAGGCACACGCCACGGACCCGGTCAGCGCCTACGGCGGTGTCATCGCCGCGAACCGTGAGGTCACCGTCGAGATGGCCGAGCAGGTCGCGGAGATCTTCACCGAGGTGATCATCGCCCCGTCGTACGAGGACGGGGCGCTCGGTGTGCTGCAACGCAAGAAGAACCTGCGGGTGTTGCTGGCGCAGGCACCGTCGGCGGCGGGGATCGAGCTCAAGCAGATCTCGGGCGGGGTGCTGTTGCAGCAGCGGGACGTCCTCGACGCGGACGGCGACGACCCGGCGAACTGGAGCCTGGCCACCGGTGAGCCCGCCGACGCTCAGACGTTGAAGGATCTCGAGTTCGCTTGGCGTGCCTGCCGTTCGGTGAAGTCGAACGCCATTCTGCTCGCTCGGGACGGCGCCGCCGTCGGTGTCGGGATGGGGCAGGTGAACCGGGTCGACTCCGCGCACCTCGCGGTCACCCGCGCCGGAGACCGGGTAGCGGGCTCCGTCGCGGCCTCGGACGCGTTCTTCCCGTTCCCGGACGGACTCCAGGTGCTCGCCGATGCGGGCGTGGCGGCCGTCGTGCAGCCGGGCGGTTCCGTGCGCGACAACGAGGTCGTCGAGGCCGCGAAGGAAGCGGGCGTGACGATGTACTTCACCGGCGCGAGGCACTTCGCGCACTAG